The stretch of DNA GCATACTAAATCGAAAATGGTATCGAGTGTAAATTTTCCATCGGGCGCTTTCCCCGAAAATTGTTTCCATTCTTTATTATCAAAACGTGCAAAGCCATCATTTACAAACACGGGTGTCCAGTTATTAAAACGAACTCCGTGACTTACCCATGTATAATCGCTGCTGCCATCGAGTAAGGCGGTCCGGTTAGACTTTGGCCCCGAAGGCACAATTACTTCGCTGCCTTGTCCGGGAATAAATTTCAGTAGCCCTTTATTCTTATCAGCTATCCAAAACACATTTCCATCGGCTTGCGCCTCCATCGGCACAGTAAAGGCGCCAACTGCCTGGAGATAATTTGTTTTCGAAAAGTTATTATCAAACACCATAAGTGTGTTGTTATCGGTAAGGGTAAGATAATCGCCTGACGATTGCATGGATAAAATTTTTGAACCTGATTGAAACAAAGGTGTGAGGCTTTGTGATATAGGATCGTAAATAGTTAGCGAATCTTTGTAGGGTCCCGATGTAAGCACATGATTAATAATTATCTTGCTGTTAAAGGATTGAATAAAATCGAAGGTGCCTGTGCTGGCGGGACGGTCAATAATTTTAGACCATGCTGCAGGATTAAAAATGAATGGGTCGGACAGTTCTGCACGATAGATACCACTGTCAGTTGCGGCATATATATACGTATCATCAGTAGTGCAACTGTTAACTTCCACTCCGGTGCCTGAACCAAGTTTGTAGGTTTCTTTAATTTCGTTACGCTCAGTATTTAGCACTGCAATTCCGAAACTGCACGATAGATAAGCCAGTTCGTTTCTGAAAAGGATGTGCCTTATCGATTTTCCGCCAACCACATTTGCACGCTTAATGTCAGAATTGTTTTGAATAATGGCACCTTTAATTATATCAATATTAGCATCGGAATAAGCAATTACCAGCGTTTGTGTTGGTTCGTTGTAGCGCAATGTATTTACACCAATGGATGACAGGCCTTCTACTTTTGACAGCGCGCTTATGTTATTATCACTTTTATTAAAATAAAAAACTGCATCGTTAGCAGCTACATAAATTTTGTCATTGCTTACACTTACTGCCTTGGTTTGGTTGTATGATAAATGCACACGCCATTGCCCTATTTTCTGTTGCGCAAGCAGCGGTGTTATGTTGCATGTAAACAAGATTACAACTATGAATAAGAAAATAGTTTTTAGTTTAGTCATTGAACAAATTTACTAAAAGTATTAATTATAAAGGGAAACACGGTTAACGCAACTTTAGTCACATTTAGTATTGCACCAATTGCATTTGCAGGCGTGCACGCCTGAGCGGGTTGGTTTGCCTGTAAAACCTGGTTTGAAATGGCGTAAAGTAGGTAGCAGGTGCTTTAAGTATAAAACCAAAGTCTGTATGTTTTCCATTGAAAATATTTTGAAGAATAAAAGTGATGTCAATAGAAAATTCCTGTTTTACAGAATCATAGGTGGGCGAGGTAATGTTGTATTTTGAAGTTCCCCTACCAAGTGAATCGGCAATCAGAACACGAATGGTTTTGTGCGCAAGACTTTTATTAGTCACATTTTCTGAAGGCAAAATAATTTTTGCTTTTACAACTGCCAGCGTACGACCTTCGGCTATTTTTTTTAAGTCATTAAATTTTAAAAACAACTCAGTACTGCCAAGCGAATTAAGATAAGCATAATCGCCTCCAAGGGTGCTATCAATTAGTTGTGCGCCAAGCTGGGTGCCTGTATAATCATGATCGAAATGTGCCACACGATTGCGCACATTAGCAGGGAAAGTAAACGTGAGCGAGTCTGCATCAGCGTTGTAATAATACATGGCAAGGCGCGTATTGTTTGCTTTGTAATTGGTAATAATATAGTTGCCTTCATTTACACCCATTGGCTTATCAACTGTTACATAAATGCCTTTAAAAAAATTAATGAACTCATCGTTCACTTTCATTTCGCTGGTATTGAGTTTGGCAGCAAATTCAGCTACTACGGCCGGATTGATAGGAATGCGAATGTGCGCCCCTAACTTTACATTATGCTCGCTTATACTGTCTTTGGGATTTAGTGATACAGTTACATTTCCAATTTCGGTGGCAGCATTAAAGGTGGTGAAGGTGTAGTAGGTGCTATCGGCATATAATTTATCGTCCAACCTGAACACACGGTAAGTCATTGATGTATTGGTATCGCCATAGTGTTCGTTATATCCTAATGTAAGTACCATGCTATCTATAACCGGATTGGTGCCAAAGTCAAACGAAGTTTTGCCAAGGTCGAGTTGTGCATAGTAAGATGCACGACCAATACCAAATTAGGCATCGTTGCGCGAACCTACTGTGTTAAAAGGTTGATTTAATGCATCTGAAACATTGATTTTACCGCCTGCAAATAGGGAGTCTTCCGTTTTGCTGTAGATAAAATACGAAGAAGTGTCGGAATAAATAAGGTTTGCAAAATCGCTATCGGGCAAAATGCCCGAACCTATCTCATCAGCTTTGTTACAGGCACCAAGCAATGCAACTGTTAAAATAAAAATCAGTATAACCCTTGAATTCATGCGCGCGAAGGTAATGAAATTACCAAACGTGCAGGTTGCACATTTATTATAAAGCAACCTCTTCGCGGCCTATGCTACTGTAATAGAATCCGATCTCGCGCATACGTGCTGGTTCGTATAGGTTGCGTCCATCAAAAATAACTTTTGCCTTAAGCAACTTTCCTATCTTTTCAAATTCGGGTGTGCGGAAAATGCCCCACTCGGTAGCTATAAGCAGGCAATCGGCATTTTGCAAGGCGCTATACTCATCATTGGCATACGTGATTTTATCACCAATCACTTTTTTTACATTATTCATAGCTTCCGGGTCAAAGGCAGTAACGGTAGCACCTGCAGCTATCAACTCATCAATAATAAATAATGCCGGAGCTTCGCGTATGTCATCGGTATCTGGTTTAAAGGCAAGGCCCCATAGTGCTATATGCTTGCCATTTATATTGCCATTATAATAACTTTTTATTTTATCAACGATAATGGTTTTCTGTTTTGTATTTACATCCATTACCGATTTTAATACTTTAAAATCATATTGATAATCGCTTGAAGTTTTTGCTAGTGCCTGCACATCTTTTGGGAAACAACTTCCTCCATATCCAATACCGGCAAATAAGAAGCGCTTGCCTATGCGATCATCGCTGCCTATACCAATGCGAACGCTATCTACATTAGCGCCTACCTTTTCGCATAGGTTTGCTATTTCATTCATAAAAGTAATTTTGGTTGCAAGGAAGGCATTGGCAGCATACTTGGTAAGTTCTGCACTACGCTCATCCATAAAATAAATTGGATTTCCTTGGCGTACAAAAGGAGCGTATAAGTCGCTCATTACCTTCTTTGCTTTTTCTGAACGGGTGCCTATTACCACGCGGTCGGGTTTCATAAAGTCGTCAACAGCAAATCCTTCGCGCAAAAATTCGGGATTCGAAATAACATCAAACTCTGTTGTGCAATTCTTTGCAATGGCATCTCTTACTTTTTCGGCAGTGCCTACAGGTACCGTACTCTTATTAATAACTATTTTATAATCCTTAATAATTGTTCCCAATTTTGAAGCTACTCCCAAAACATAACTCAAATCGGCACTACCATCTTCACCTGGAGGGGTTGGCAATGCCAGAAATATAATGGGACATTGGGCAATAGCATCTTCTAAATCCGTTGTAAATTTAAGACGGCCTTGTTTGATGTTGCGCTCAAACAATGAATCTAAATGCGGTTCGTAAATTGGGATTTTCCCATTTCGCATTTTTTCTACTTTCTCTTTGTCTATATCTACGCAAATAACATGGTTACCCATTTCGCTAAAACATGTGCCGGTTACCAAACCAACATATCCGGTGCCTACTACTGCTATATTCATAATTTTAATTTTAGTGCTAATAGCCATGCGCTTGGCAACACATGGCAGTTCGATTCAGTTTTTTTGCGGGTGCAAATGTAGCTTTTTATCGAAAAGTTGAATAACAATAAACCTTTGAGTTTGGGCGAATGAATGGTGTGGTTTTCTGTGGTTTGTAAAAAAAGGTCTCCTTTTTGTCAATACGTGAGCATCGCATAAAGCTCAAAACATTTCATTAGTGTCACTTTAGTATAACTCATAAACACAATTCTTATACTTAGCGAGATAATGTAAAAACAAGATTCGTTTTTTTACTGGGAATATTTTCTTAGCAAAACAACCATGTTATGACTAATTAATGTAGTCCATACATTTAACAGCGAGTAAAATTTGGTATTCGTATTATTTTATCTCTTTGAGATAAAAGAGAATGAACTAAGTCGCAGTAAAAAAAGGATTTGCAACTGACAGCTTGTTTTAACCATTAAACAAATCAGAAAATAGTAATTGTTAGAGTGAATTACCAAGGCTACATTGCTTCAATATTATTACCGGTGTGCAACCCCTATGCTACTTTGACAATGCTTTAAGCAAGGGCAGGTATCGTTCATCAATTATATGCATGTGCCACCGCTGATGCCCTGCAAGCATAAAACCT from Bacteroidota bacterium encodes:
- a CDS encoding UDP-glucose/GDP-mannose dehydrogenase family protein, which codes for MNIAVVGTGYVGLVTGTCFSEMGNHVICVDIDKEKVEKMRNGKIPIYEPHLDSLFERNIKQGRLKFTTDLEDAIAQCPIIFLALPTPPGEDGSADLSYVLGVASKLGTIIKDYKIVINKSTVPVGTAEKVRDAIAKNCTTEFDVISNPEFLREGFAVDDFMKPDRVVIGTRSEKAKKVMSDLYAPFVRQGNPIYFMDERSAELTKYAANAFLATKITFMNEIANLCEKVGANVDSVRIGIGSDDRIGKRFLFAGIGYGGSCFPKDVQALAKTSSDYQYDFKVLKSVMDVNTKQKTIIVDKIKSYYNGNINGKHIALWGLAFKPDTDDIREAPALFIIDELIAAGATVTAFDPEAMNNVKKVIGDKITYANDEYSALQNADCLLIATEWGIFRTPEFEKIGKLLKAKVIFDGRNLYEPARMREIGFYYSSIGREEVAL
- a CDS encoding DUF4270 family protein, producing the protein MGRASYYAQLDLGKTSFDFGTNPVIDSMVLTLGYNEHYGDTNTSMTYRVFRLDDKLYADSTYYTFTTFNAATEIGNVTVSLNPKDSISEHNVKLGAHIRIPINPAVVAEFAAKLNTSEMKVNDEFINFFKGIYVTVDKPMGVNEGNYIITNYKANNTRLAMYYYNADADSLTFTFPANVRNRVAHFDHDYTGTQLGAQLIDSTLGGDYAYLNSLGSTELFLKFNDLKKIAEGRTLAVVKAKIILPSENVTNKSLAHKTIRVLIADSLGRGTSKYNITSPTYDSVKQEFSIDITFILQNIFNGKHTDFGFILKAPATYFTPFQTRFYRQTNPLRRARLQMQLVQY